The following nucleotide sequence is from uncultured Draconibacterium sp..
CAAACAATAGAATTAGTAATATTGATATCAGTCGTTTCAAATTGGTACTATTTGAAGATTTGTGTCAGCCACAATTTTAAAACAGTTAAAACGGATTTTACCCCTAAATTATCGTCAGACTTTTGCGAATAAGTATCCTTTTTAACAAAACTATTAATAAAACTGTTGTTTCTAAAATAATAGTGGCACAAAGCAACCAATTGCCTGAAAATTCGTCTGTAATAAACAAACAGCTGAATTTAATCAGTTTTTAAACAAAATTTAAGCTTTTCGTATTTAACATACTCTGTATTTTTAGTAATTTTGATTGCGTTCGGAAAACAATTAGCCAATGATTAAATCATTACTTGTCAGCATTTTACTTACTTTATTTGTACTTCACAGCAATGCGCAGTCTGTTGGTCTGGTGCTTAGTGGTGGCGGAGCAAAAGGAATGGCTCACATTGGAGTGATACGTGTATTGGAAGAAAACAATATTCCTATCGATTATATTTCGGGCACTTCAATAGGTGCGATTGTTGGCGGACTTTATGCAGCTGGCTATTCGGCCGATGAAATGGAAGAGCTTTTTAAATCGGATGATTTCTATTTCTGGTCGACTGGAAAAATACAGCGCGAATACCGTTATTATTTTAAACGTCAGGAAGACGATCCAACCTGGGTGCAACTGCGTGTGGCAAAAAAAGATGAGAAGGTTAAAATTTTGCCACCAACCAATATTATTCCGGGCGAGCAAATGGATTTTGCTTTTATGGAGTTAACTGCTGCCACCAGTGCAGCTTGTAATTACGATTTTAACCAATTAATGGTTCCCTATTTTTGTATTGCTGCAGATGTTAACAACAGTCAGCCACTTGTTTTACGTAATGGCGATTTGGGTAATGCAATGCGCGCATCAATGACCGTTCCTCTTTATTTTAAACCGATAAAGATTGATGGCAAATTACTGTTCGACGGAGGTTTGTTAAATAACTTTCCGACCAACTACATGAAAGAAATCTTTAACCCCGATATTATTATTGGCCATAAAGTTGCCGATGATGTAAAAGCTGCCGATGCCGACGATGTGATGCAGCAAATATCGAACATGGTTATGCGCCCAACAAATTTTGAGATAAAACCATCGGACGGAATTTTACTCGAAACAAAATTTGAGAATGTAGGATTGCTCGATTTTAATAAAATTGACACAGTGCTGGCACGAGGAGAACAAACAACAATGGCAAAAATCGACAGTATAAAACAACTGATTGACAGAAGGGTGCCAAAAGAAGTAATTCAGGCACGACGCGACAGTTTTAATGCGCGCAAACCTGAACTCAACTTTCAAAACATTCAGGTTGAAGGTGTTACCGACCCCATGCAACGTCAGTTTATTATTCAAAGTATTAAACACCGTAATAACATCGTTTCACTATCAACACTAAAAACGGAATATTTTAAATTGGTTGCTGACGATCAACTTAAATCGATTCAGCCAATTACGCGTTATAATCCAACTTCAGGTTATTTTGATCTGCACCTAAAGGTTGAACCCGAGAAACGCCTTGATTTAAGTATCGGCGGAAATATATCGACCAAACCGATTAACCAGGGGTTTGCAGCCATTAATTTCAGAAGTTACAACAGCAGGGCATATTCGTTGCATTCAAACATTTATTTCGGACGTTTTTACAGTTCGTTTAAACTGGGCGGGCGTATCGACTATCCAACATCGCTGCCTCTTTACATCGAATCGTACTTAACATTCAACCGTTGGGATTATTTTTCATCGAGTACCGAGTTGATATTTGAAGATGTTCGCTCGCCATACATTGTTAAAGATGAAACAAACGCCAGGCTGGAAACCGGATTTCCGCTTGGCCTGCACAGTAAAATTTATGCTGGCGTGGCCTATTCATCTGCCAGTAACGACTATTATCAAACCAATGAATCGGAATTGGGTAATATCCCCGACAACTCAAAATTTAATGCTTTTGTGTCGAAAATAGGATTTGAAAACAACTCATTAAACTACAAGCAATATGCAACTGAAGGGGCATACCGAGGAATTGATGGTAGGTTTGTTGTAGGAGAAGAAAAATACCGGGCGGGAAGCAGCAATTTATCTTCTTCAACAGCGTCAACCAATCACAACTATTTTCAATTGCACGCGCACTCGTTACGCTATTTTTCGTTAGGAAGTAAATTTATTTTGGGTACGCACCTCGAATCTTTTTTAAGCTCTAAAGAGCTGTTTCAGACTTACAGATCGACAAAACTTTCGGCTCAGGGATTTACTCCATCACCTCACAGCAAGTCATTATTTATCAACGAGTTTCAATCGAATAATTATTTGGCCGGCGGTTTAAAGGCAATTTATAATTTTTCGCCCGATTTACATCTTCGTATCGAGGGCTATGGTTTCTGCCCCATACACGAAGAGTTGGAGCAAAGTGATTTATCGGCCATTAAAAGCAACAATTTTATCGACAATTATTACATACAGGGATTGGCTGCATTGGTGTATCAAACGGGAATTGGGCCGGTGAGTCTGTCGTTTAACTATTACGAAAAGAGTAATACCAATCTTTACGTAACGCTTAATTTTGGATATATACTTTTCAATAAACGAGGTTTGTAAGTATTAACTACGAACGTGATTTTCGATACCTGAGGGAAGCTCAAATGACAGTTCCACTATACCGCAATACTTCCCGTTTTCCATCCAAGGTTTTTGAGTAATCACTTTTGTCTGGCCCTTATTTGTAGTGGTGTAAGTATTCTCTGTTGGCTTTTTTAGCATCTCGCGAAGTTTGGTTTTCGAAGGCTCGGGATGGCAATCCAACAAATTTGTACCAAGTAATTTTTCACCACCGTATTTTTCAAACTGACGAATGGAAAAATCATTCATGTAAACAATAATACCATCAGTATCACAAACTGTTATTGCTCCACCAAATCCATCCATCCAGTTTACATCACATCCTTTCAATGTCATTTTTTACGATAGCATTTTACCCATTCAACATCAAAATTGGCTGATGATCCGGATAATTTATCTACAACCAGACTTGAAGCATTTAGCTCCAAGGGCTTGTTCAAATCGTTGTTAGTGAGTTTAAGCACCTCAAGCTCGTTTATCTTCCAGGTAAAATTGGCTCCCGATTTTTCAAGCGAAAATATATAAGCACCTTTTTTCAGGTTATCAATTTCCAAACCTTCCGATGCTATTTTGCCTTTTCCGCTTAGAGTATAAATCCCTAAAATATTTTTTGCCCCCATTTCAACTAAATTGGCGCGAGGCACATTACTGCCGTTAGCAAGATAAAATGAACTGGCAACCTGTTTAACCGGATTAAAATTGATTTTAGCTTCCAAAATTCCATCCTCAAATTGAAAATGCTCGCCCGTACTAATCATTCCTGAGGTGTACTCAAAATCAGTTTGCACAAAGCCGGCGGGCATTTGCCAAACCATTCCTTCTGTGTTTTCCTTTTTTACCTGAATACTGAGTTTATTCCCGGTTTGTATATTTTTCCCATTTGTTAACAAACTTAAATCTCCTGGCATCGCATAATTCTGTCCAAGAGTTTTACTTGCCGTTAACGAACTGGTCATCCATTTAGCATCATCAAGTTTTTGCGCTTTAAACGTATCTTCAAAAACAACGTCCCAGTTTTTAAAAAAATCGAAATCGGTTGAGTCTTTGTATTTGAAATATTTTACAAACTCCGGTTTCTTCTTTTCTGTTTCGTACAGCCGAAGTTTTTGTGCATCTTCTGTTTTCTCCCAACGTTTTTTGTCTTCTAACCAAGCTTTTTGTTTTTTATAATCTTCTGATTCAATCAACTCTTTTAGTTCGTTATAGCGCTTTAAATCAAACGATTCTTTAACATCCAGGTAATTTTTGTATAGTTTCGATTTTTCGTATTTCAAAACAAATGTAACCACCGAATCGCTGGCCAGTTTCTTATATTCAGCATATTTTTTGTATGCTTCACTCTTTTCAAACTTCTTATTGTCTTTCAAAAATGCAACACGTTTTTTAAAGTCGTCGGTATTCACCAGTTCTTTTAATTCGTTGTAGCGCACAAGGTTGTGGCTACCACTTATTTCGTGATATAGTTTTAGTTTCTTCGACTTCTCAAACCTGAAATAATTTTTAATTTCCGAATCCTTACTTAACCGTTTAAATGCCTTGTTCTTTTCTTTATCGCTAACAGCAGCGGTTTTAAGCTCATTATATTGTTTCAGCTTATCCGAATCCTCAAAAGCTTTGTGCTGTTTTAGTTTTTCCGATCCCTCCAGCTCATTCCAAGCTTTAATCCCTGCCGATTTTTCAAGTTTTTTTAATTCTTTCAAATGCTTCTCTTCAGCCGAACCTTTAAACACCTCACTTTTAATTTCCTTTTTATCTTTTTCAAAATCGCCGTCTTTCACATACTCCTCCAAAGCATAAAAATCGGTAAGCTTTTTCGATTCTTTTTCCTTTTGATATCGACTCAAATCGGCTGATCCTTCAACTTTAAAATAGTTTTTAATTCGCGTTGCTTTTTGCAAAGCCTGAAATTCTTTTAATTGTTTTTCTTCTTCACTTCCCTTAAACGATTGCCCTTCAATTTCCTTCTTTTTCAAAGCAAATTCGCTTGAAGTCACATATTCTTCCAACGCTAAAAATGCTTTCAGTTCTTCCGAATTTTGTGTCTTTAAAAACTCGGTATAATCATCGGCTAATTGTTTCCTTTTATTCTCAATCGTTTCAACCGATTTTATTTTACCTGTAAGTTGAAGTGAAAAAATTTTAAATGACATCTGGCTTGCTATTAGATTCGTATTTCTACCAAAAATAAAAATTTAATGGGTTTTTGCGTATTAAAATATCACATATTAGACATTTAAACAATTTTTACCCATCCTGCTTAACATATAAATTGTTTTTAACAAAATCAGGGATTTAACATGATATAGCGGAGCTTAAGTGTTTATATGTTTTTCCCACTGCCATTGGCTTTCCATGTTATTTTAAATAGATTTGGTGGGATAATAAAAGAAAACTATGATTAAACAATCCGAACTTATATTGAACAACGATGGAAGTATATTCCATTTGCACCTGAAACCGGAAAATATTGGTAAACAAATTATTCTTGTGGGCGACCCGGCACGAGTTGACACCATAGGCAATTTTTTCGACGAGATTGTTTTTACAGTTCAAAACCGTGAATTTAAAACGATTACAGGTTTCTATAATAAAAAAAAGATTTCGGTAATATCTACCGGTATTGGTACCGACAATATTGATATTGTGCTAAACGAACTGGATGCACTTGCAAATATTGATTTGCAGACCCGCACCATAAAAAAGGAATTGAGTTCGCTTGATATTGTTCGAATCGGAACTTCGGGCGGATTACAAAACGACTTGCCGGTAAATACCTTTGTCGTTTCAGAAAAATCGATTGGTTTTGATGGTTTGCTTAATTATTACGCTAACCGCGAACAAGTTTGCGACATGGAATTTGAAGCTGCATTCAGGAAACACACAAACTGGAGCGATTCTTTAGCTGCGCCTTACACGGTTGATGCAGGCCCAGCACTATTAAATAAGTTTTCGGATGATATATTTAAGAAAGGCGTAACTATTTCTGCACCTGGCTTTTATGCTCCGCAAGGTCGCGAATTACGCTTGTCATTGGCTTTCCCTCAGTTAAACGAGTTGATAGAAACATTTTCGTACGAAGATTTACGGATTACGAATTTCGAAATGGAAAGCTCGGCCATTTACGGACTTTCAAAAATGATGGGCCACAACGCCCTTACGGTATGTTTAATTATTGCAAACCGTGTTACGCTTACGGCAAACGAAAACTACCGCGACGAAATGAAAAAACTAATTAAAGCAGTACTCGATAATTTAAGCAATTAGGTATGGAACAGGAAAGACTCGATGCTCTGGTAACCCTTCTCGACGATCCTGACGCAACTGTTTTTCATATGGTTGAACAGGAATTATTAAAAGAAGACGAGGCAATTATTCCGGCACTGGAAAAGAAGTGGGAACAAAGTTTCGACGAAAACAGTCAGAACCGCATCGAAAACATTATTCAGAGTTTACAGTTTAAAAGAACTTTTAGCGGGCTAAAAAACTGGGTTAATCAAACGCCGGGAACGCAAGATCTTTTTGAAGGTTTTTGTGCTGTAGATAAATTCCAGTATCCCGACCTTAATCCGCTTAACCTGACCTTAAAAATTGAGAACCTGCGAAAATCGATATGGCTGGAATTGAATAACTCATTAACGTTGCTTGAAAAAACAACCATTTTAAACCACTTCATATTCAATCTGAACGGTTATTCGGTAAATTTAAGCAATCCTGATTCGCCACAAAACTGCTTTTTAAACCAATTGCTGGATACAAAACGTGGCAATCCGGTTTCGATGAGTATTTTTTACACCATTATTGCACGTGCGGTTGAACTACCTGCCTACTTGGTTGATTTCCCAAAAAATCCGCTGGTGGCCATTGTTGATGCTGAATTAGCACAAAAAGTACACGGATCAACACGCGATACCGAGGTATTATTTTATATTAATCCATCGAATAAAGGAGCTATTACCAGCCGCAAAGAGATTGATTATCACCTGAAAAGGAACGAATATGAACCTGTAAAAGAATATGCAGAGCCAAAACCGGATGTCATATTTATACAACGTTTGGTTGAATCAATGCTTGACGCATACAATTCGGTTGGTTACACCGAAAAACAGGAAAAGATAAAACAGCTACTTAGTTTGTTTTAGAGGCAAAATTTTAGCATAAAAAAACTTCGACCGTTTGGCCGAAGTTTTTTTTATAACTGTAAATTGTAATTCTTACTTCGCGTAACTTACTGCACGGGTTTCCCTGATTACAGTAATTTTAATTTGTCCCGGATAAGTCATTTCATCCTGAATACGTTTCGAGATATCGTATGAAAGTTGTTCGGTATCCTGATCAGTTAATTTCTCCGAACCAACAATTACACGTAACTCTCTACCTGCCTGAATAGCATATGTTTTCAATACTCCCGGATAAGACAATGCCAAATCTTCAAGGTCTTTCAATCGTTTAATGTACGATTCAACCACCTCTCGACGGGCTCCCGGACGAGCTCCTGAAATAGCATCACATACCTGAACGATTGGTGCAAATAGCGACTGCATTTCCACTTCGTCGTGGTGAGCACCAATAGCGTTGCAAATATCCGGTTTCTCTTTGTACTTCTCGGCCAGTTTCATACCCAGCACTGCGTGTGGCAATTCCGGCTCGTCATCCGGCACTTTACCAATATCGTGCAACAGTCCGGCGCGTTTTGCTTTTTTAGGATTTAATCCCAACTCCGATGCCATTGTCGCACAAAGGTTAGCTACCTCGCGCGAGTGCTGTAGTAGGTTTTGTCCGTAAGACGAACGGTATTTCATTTTACCTACCAAACGAATCAACTCAGGGTGTAATCCATGAATTCCAAGGTCGATGGCAGTACGTTTACCGGTTTCAATTACTTCTTCGTCAACCTGTTTTTTCACTTTCTGCACCACTTCTTCAATACGTGCAGGGTGAATACGTCCGTCGGTTACCAGCTG
It contains:
- a CDS encoding patatin-like phospholipase family protein, encoding MIKSLLVSILLTLFVLHSNAQSVGLVLSGGGAKGMAHIGVIRVLEENNIPIDYISGTSIGAIVGGLYAAGYSADEMEELFKSDDFYFWSTGKIQREYRYYFKRQEDDPTWVQLRVAKKDEKVKILPPTNIIPGEQMDFAFMELTAATSAACNYDFNQLMVPYFCIAADVNNSQPLVLRNGDLGNAMRASMTVPLYFKPIKIDGKLLFDGGLLNNFPTNYMKEIFNPDIIIGHKVADDVKAADADDVMQQISNMVMRPTNFEIKPSDGILLETKFENVGLLDFNKIDTVLARGEQTTMAKIDSIKQLIDRRVPKEVIQARRDSFNARKPELNFQNIQVEGVTDPMQRQFIIQSIKHRNNIVSLSTLKTEYFKLVADDQLKSIQPITRYNPTSGYFDLHLKVEPEKRLDLSIGGNISTKPINQGFAAINFRSYNSRAYSLHSNIYFGRFYSSFKLGGRIDYPTSLPLYIESYLTFNRWDYFSSSTELIFEDVRSPYIVKDETNARLETGFPLGLHSKIYAGVAYSSASNDYYQTNESELGNIPDNSKFNAFVSKIGFENNSLNYKQYATEGAYRGIDGRFVVGEEKYRAGSSNLSSSTASTNHNYFQLHAHSLRYFSLGSKFILGTHLESFLSSKELFQTYRSTKLSAQGFTPSPHSKSLFINEFQSNNYLAGGLKAIYNFSPDLHLRIEGYGFCPIHEELEQSDLSAIKSNNFIDNYYIQGLAALVYQTGIGPVSLSFNYYEKSNTNLYVTLNFGYILFNKRGL
- a CDS encoding nucleoside phosphorylase produces the protein MIKQSELILNNDGSIFHLHLKPENIGKQIILVGDPARVDTIGNFFDEIVFTVQNREFKTITGFYNKKKISVISTGIGTDNIDIVLNELDALANIDLQTRTIKKELSSLDIVRIGTSGGLQNDLPVNTFVVSEKSIGFDGLLNYYANREQVCDMEFEAAFRKHTNWSDSLAAPYTVDAGPALLNKFSDDIFKKGVTISAPGFYAPQGRELRLSLAFPQLNELIETFSYEDLRITNFEMESSAIYGLSKMMGHNALTVCLIIANRVTLTANENYRDEMKKLIKAVLDNLSN
- a CDS encoding transglutaminase-like domain-containing protein; its protein translation is MEQERLDALVTLLDDPDATVFHMVEQELLKEDEAIIPALEKKWEQSFDENSQNRIENIIQSLQFKRTFSGLKNWVNQTPGTQDLFEGFCAVDKFQYPDLNPLNLTLKIENLRKSIWLELNNSLTLLEKTTILNHFIFNLNGYSVNLSNPDSPQNCFLNQLLDTKRGNPVSMSIFYTIIARAVELPAYLVDFPKNPLVAIVDAELAQKVHGSTRDTEVLFYINPSNKGAITSRKEIDYHLKRNEYEPVKEYAEPKPDVIFIQRLVESMLDAYNSVGYTEKQEKIKQLLSLF